One Pseudomonas sp. FP1742 genomic window carries:
- a CDS encoding RNA polymerase sigma factor codes for MAADDAQLLERLLAGEQKAFKELVSTYQSAMRAVAYAIVGNRHADEIVQDAWLSVVRNLSGFEGRSSLKTWLLTITANSAKSRYKQNRREVLLDDLPSPHGTIDDDRFSSSDGHWLVAPFAWHQDTPEALLTENELRECLEHTLLSLSELQSSVLLLRERQGLELEEICNLLEISLSNVRVLLHRARLKVFATLEHFEETGEC; via the coding sequence ATGGCGGCTGACGACGCGCAACTGCTTGAGCGCTTGCTGGCAGGTGAACAAAAGGCTTTCAAAGAGTTGGTCAGCACCTATCAGAGCGCCATGCGTGCGGTGGCCTACGCTATTGTGGGCAACCGGCATGCCGACGAAATCGTTCAGGATGCCTGGCTATCGGTTGTGCGTAACCTGAGCGGATTCGAGGGCCGTTCGAGCCTCAAGACCTGGCTGCTGACCATCACCGCCAACTCGGCCAAGAGTCGCTACAAACAAAACCGCCGGGAAGTGTTGCTCGATGACCTGCCATCGCCTCACGGCACGATCGATGACGATCGTTTTTCATCGAGCGATGGTCATTGGCTGGTGGCACCGTTTGCCTGGCATCAGGACACGCCAGAGGCGTTGTTGACCGAAAACGAACTGCGCGAATGCCTGGAGCACACATTGCTCAGTTTGTCGGAACTGCAAAGCAGCGTTCTGCTGTTGCGCGAGCGCCAGGGGCTGGAGCTGGAGGAAATCTGTAATCTTCTGGAAATCTCGCTCTCCAATGTGCGAGTGCTGCTGCATCGGGCACGGTTGAAGGTTTTTGCGACCTTGGAGCATTTTGAGGAAACCGGCGAATGTTGA
- a CDS encoding DMT family transporter gives MNPVDILRLLSLAAIWGASFLFMRIIAPVIGTIPTAFFRVSIAAVGLLVIVGLLRISWDFKGKLKTVMLLGVINSGVPATLYSVAAQVLPAGYSAIFNATTPLMGVLIGGLFFSEKLTGAKVCGVFLGLFGVGILTRAGPVAFDMQLLMGALACLMATTCYGFAGFLARRWLDQAGGLDSRLSALGSMLGATLFLLPLFGYSVISQPPASWGGWSVWLSLLGLGLGCTAFAYIVYFRLLSSIGPVKSMTVTFMIPPFGVLWGALLLDEPLSMAHLYGGVLIAVALWLVLKPAVVKPVEVVAR, from the coding sequence GTGAACCCCGTCGATATCCTGCGTTTGTTGTCACTTGCCGCCATTTGGGGAGCGAGCTTTCTGTTCATGCGCATTATCGCCCCAGTGATTGGCACAATCCCCACTGCCTTTTTCCGTGTATCGATTGCCGCTGTCGGGCTGCTGGTGATCGTCGGGCTGCTGCGTATCAGCTGGGATTTCAAAGGCAAACTCAAGACGGTGATGCTGCTCGGAGTAATCAACTCCGGGGTTCCGGCGACGCTCTATTCCGTGGCCGCGCAAGTGCTGCCGGCCGGCTATTCGGCGATTTTCAACGCCACCACGCCCTTGATGGGCGTGTTGATCGGCGGGTTGTTCTTCAGTGAAAAACTCACCGGGGCGAAGGTCTGCGGGGTGTTTCTCGGACTGTTTGGCGTCGGCATCCTCACCCGTGCAGGTCCGGTGGCGTTCGATATGCAACTGCTGATGGGCGCACTGGCGTGCCTGATGGCTACCACCTGTTATGGCTTTGCCGGCTTCCTCGCCCGCCGCTGGCTCGACCAGGCCGGCGGCCTCGACAGTCGCCTGTCGGCCCTGGGCAGCATGCTCGGCGCCACCTTGTTTTTGCTGCCGCTGTTCGGCTACAGCGTGATCAGCCAGCCACCGGCGAGCTGGGGCGGCTGGAGTGTCTGGTTGTCGTTGCTGGGATTGGGCTTGGGCTGCACCGCGTTTGCCTACATCGTTTACTTCCGTTTGCTCAGCTCGATCGGCCCGGTGAAGTCGATGACCGTGACCTTCATGATCCCGCCGTTCGGGGTATTGTGGGGGGCGCTGTTGCTGGATGAGCCGCTGTCGATGGCGCACCTTTATGGCGGGGTGTTGATTGCGGTGGCGTTGTGGCTGGTGTTGAAGCCGGCGGTGGTGAAGCCGGTTGAGGTGGTTGCCCGATAA
- a CDS encoding beta-ketoacyl-ACP synthase III: MHNVVISGTGLYTPANSISNEELVQSFNAYVAQFNADNAEAIARGEIQALTESSAAFIEKASGIKSRFVMDKEGILDPQRMAPRLPERSNDEWSVLCQMAIGAAEQALQRAGKTAADIDGVIVACSNLQRAYPAIAIEVQEALGIQGFGFDMNVACSSATFGIQAAANSVQLGQARAILMVNPEVCTGHLNFRDRDSHFIFGDAATAVIIERADLATSKYQFDVVSTKLLTKFSNNIRNNFGFLNRAAEEGIGAPDKLFVQEGRKVFRDVCPMVAELIAKHLEENQLNISDVKRFWLHQANLSMNHLIVKKLLGRDATEAEAPVILDTYANTSSAGSVISFHKNQDDLVSGSLAVLSSFGAGYSIGSVILRKR; encoded by the coding sequence ATGCATAATGTCGTCATCAGCGGCACCGGCCTGTACACCCCGGCCAACAGCATCTCCAACGAAGAGCTGGTGCAGTCTTTCAACGCTTACGTCGCGCAGTTCAACGCCGACAACGCCGAAGCCATTGCGCGCGGCGAAATTCAGGCATTGACCGAGTCCAGCGCAGCATTCATCGAAAAAGCCTCCGGCATCAAAAGCCGCTTTGTCATGGACAAGGAAGGCATCCTCGACCCGCAACGCATGGCGCCACGCTTGCCCGAGCGCTCCAATGACGAGTGGTCGGTGCTGTGCCAGATGGCCATCGGCGCGGCCGAGCAAGCCTTGCAGCGCGCCGGCAAGACCGCCGCTGACATCGATGGTGTGATCGTCGCCTGCTCCAACCTGCAACGCGCCTACCCGGCCATCGCTATCGAAGTTCAGGAAGCGCTGGGCATCCAGGGGTTCGGTTTCGACATGAACGTGGCGTGCTCCTCGGCGACCTTCGGCATCCAGGCCGCGGCCAACAGCGTGCAACTGGGCCAGGCCCGGGCGATCCTGATGGTCAACCCGGAAGTCTGCACCGGTCACCTGAATTTCCGCGATCGCGACAGCCACTTCATCTTCGGCGATGCCGCCACGGCGGTGATCATCGAACGTGCGGATCTGGCGACGTCCAAGTACCAGTTCGACGTGGTCAGTACCAAACTGCTGACCAAGTTCTCCAACAACATCCGCAACAACTTCGGCTTCCTCAACCGCGCTGCGGAAGAGGGCATCGGCGCCCCCGACAAACTGTTCGTCCAGGAAGGCCGCAAGGTGTTCCGCGATGTCTGCCCGATGGTCGCCGAACTGATTGCCAAACACCTGGAAGAAAACCAGCTCAACATCAGCGACGTGAAGCGCTTCTGGCTGCACCAGGCCAACCTCAGCATGAACCACCTGATCGTCAAGAAGCTGCTGGGCCGTGATGCCACCGAAGCGGAAGCCCCGGTGATTCTCGACACCTACGCCAATACCAGCTCCGCCGGTTCGGTGATTTCGTTCCACAAGAATCAGGACGATCTGGTCAGCGGTTCGCTGGCCGTGCTCAGCTCGTTCGGCGCCGGTTACTCGATTGGCAGCGTGATTCTGCGCAAACGTTGA
- the hrpA gene encoding ATP-dependent RNA helicase HrpA: protein MTDESPSIDKLLKNLDHAMLADRHRLRRQLLELRKKPDEAKLAQWVTRTQASCDQVLARRASLPVIRYDDSLPIAAKRDEIKAALLKHQVLIIAGETGSGKTTQLPKICLEIGRGQHGLIGHTQPRRIAARSVASRVAEELATPLGALVGYQVRFEDQSDANTLIKLMTDGILLAETQNDRYLERYDTIIVDEAHERSLNIDFLLGYLKTLLPRRPDLKVIITSATIDLERFSKHFDDAPIVEVSGRTFPVETWYRPLTLEQDEEGNRVEDDLTVDQAILATLDEIAAFERSERKSPGDVLVFLPGEREIRDAADMLRKAQLKHTEILPLYARLSPAEQQRIFQSHPGRRVVLATNVAETSLTVPGIRYVIDSGTARISRYSYRAKVQRLPIEAISQASANQRKGRCGRVEPGICVRLYSEEDFIGRPEFTDPEILRTNLAAVILQMLHLRLGEITDFPFIEPPDGKAISDGFNLLQELSAVDRNSQLTPLGRQLARLPVDPRMGRMLLEAAKLGSLQEVLIVASAMSIQDPRERPPERQQAADQAHAQWKDVDSDFAGLVNLWRGFEEQRQALTASPLRNWCRKNFLNYLRLREWRDSHRQLSLICRDMQLSLNKEPADYPKLHKAVLSGLLSQIGQKTEDGDYLGARQRRFWIHPSSGLGKKRPQWLMTAELVETTKLYARMVAKIDADWIEPLAGHLIKKNHFEPHWEKKRGQVVAFEQITLFGLIVVGRRPVHYGPVDPVVSRELFIREALVRGEIQSKAKCLTANKQLLEQLDELEAKARRRDILADEETLFAFYDARLPAEIHQTATFDSWYRINSQKDPQLLIMREEDVLAREASEVTAAHYPDTLHIGDLELALSYHFEPNHPRDGVTLRVPAPLLPMLPPERLEWLVPGVIEAKCIALVRNLPKALRKNFVPVPDFVKAALQRITFAEGSLPLALGRELLRMTGARVSDEAWAEASQQVESHLRMNLEIVDGQGKFLGEGRDLAELTARFAEASQAALAVPQTAKSQQPVEAKVFAAVAEKTQQKIAGLSMTVYPALVEEAGTVKEGRFSTPAEAEFQHRRALQRLLMQQLAEPAKFLRGKLPGLTELGLMYRELGRIDSLVEDILLASLDSCILDGEDPLPRDGAALASLAERKRGAWTEHAERLARLTLEILKHWHGLQKRFKGKIDLAQAVALNDIKQQLSHLVYPGFVRETPMPWLKELPRYLKAVEQRFEKIGAQVQRDRVWSGELSGLWSQYQTRANKHAQEGKRDPQLELYRWWLEEYRVSLFAQQLGTKVPISDKRLNKQWSQVEP from the coding sequence ATGACTGACGAATCGCCTTCCATCGACAAACTGCTGAAAAACCTCGATCACGCCATGCTCGCCGACCGCCACCGGCTGCGGCGGCAGTTGCTTGAGCTGCGCAAGAAACCTGACGAGGCCAAGCTGGCCCAGTGGGTGACGCGCACACAGGCGTCCTGTGATCAGGTGTTGGCCCGGCGCGCCAGCCTGCCGGTGATTCGTTATGACGACAGCCTGCCGATCGCCGCCAAGCGCGACGAAATCAAAGCGGCGTTGCTCAAACATCAGGTGCTGATCATTGCCGGCGAAACCGGGTCGGGTAAAACCACCCAGTTGCCGAAGATCTGCCTGGAAATCGGCCGCGGCCAGCACGGCCTGATCGGCCACACCCAGCCCCGTCGAATCGCTGCCCGCAGCGTGGCGAGCCGCGTTGCCGAGGAGTTGGCGACGCCGTTGGGCGCGCTGGTCGGCTATCAGGTGCGGTTCGAGGACCAGAGCGATGCCAACACCCTGATCAAACTGATGACCGACGGCATCCTGCTGGCGGAAACCCAGAACGACCGCTACCTCGAACGCTACGACACGATCATCGTTGACGAAGCCCACGAACGCAGCCTGAACATCGACTTTTTGCTCGGTTACCTGAAAACCCTGCTGCCCCGTCGCCCGGACCTTAAGGTCATCATCACCTCGGCCACCATCGACCTGGAGCGTTTCTCCAAACACTTCGATGACGCGCCGATTGTCGAGGTCTCCGGTCGCACCTTCCCGGTGGAAACCTGGTATCGCCCGCTGACCCTGGAGCAGGACGAGGAGGGCAACCGCGTCGAGGATGACCTGACCGTGGATCAGGCGATCCTCGCCACCCTCGACGAAATCGCCGCGTTCGAACGCAGCGAGCGCAAGAGCCCCGGCGACGTGTTGGTGTTCCTGCCCGGCGAGCGCGAGATTCGTGACGCGGCGGACATGCTGCGCAAGGCCCAGCTCAAACACACCGAGATTCTGCCGTTGTACGCACGGCTGTCGCCGGCCGAGCAGCAGCGGATTTTCCAGTCGCATCCGGGGCGTCGAGTGGTTCTGGCGACCAACGTTGCGGAAACCTCGCTGACGGTGCCGGGCATTCGTTACGTGATCGACAGCGGCACCGCGCGCATCAGCCGCTACAGCTACCGCGCCAAGGTTCAGCGCCTACCCATCGAAGCGATTTCCCAGGCCAGTGCCAACCAGCGTAAAGGTCGCTGTGGGCGGGTCGAACCAGGGATTTGCGTGCGCTTGTACAGCGAAGAAGATTTCATCGGTCGCCCGGAATTCACCGATCCGGAGATCCTGCGGACCAACCTCGCGGCGGTGATTCTGCAGATGCTGCACCTGCGCCTCGGCGAGATCACTGATTTTCCGTTTATCGAGCCGCCGGATGGCAAGGCCATCAGCGACGGTTTCAACCTGCTGCAAGAGCTCTCGGCGGTGGATCGCAACAGTCAGCTGACCCCGCTCGGCCGGCAACTGGCGCGGCTGCCGGTGGACCCGCGCATGGGTCGCATGCTGCTGGAAGCGGCCAAGCTCGGCAGCTTGCAGGAAGTGCTGATTGTCGCCAGCGCCATGTCGATCCAGGACCCGCGCGAGCGTCCGCCGGAGCGTCAGCAAGCCGCCGATCAGGCCCACGCCCAGTGGAAAGACGTGGACTCGGACTTCGCCGGGCTGGTCAATCTGTGGCGAGGCTTCGAAGAACAGCGCCAGGCCCTGACGGCCAGTCCGCTGCGCAACTGGTGCCGCAAGAATTTCCTCAATTACCTGCGCCTGCGCGAGTGGCGCGATTCCCATCGCCAGTTGAGCCTGATCTGCCGCGACATGCAGCTGAGCCTCAACAAAGAGCCGGCGGATTACCCTAAGCTGCACAAAGCCGTGCTGTCGGGTTTGCTCAGCCAGATCGGTCAGAAAACCGAAGACGGCGATTACCTCGGCGCCCGTCAGCGACGCTTCTGGATTCACCCGTCGTCGGGCCTGGGCAAGAAACGCCCGCAATGGCTGATGACCGCCGAACTGGTGGAAACCACCAAGCTGTACGCGCGGATGGTCGCCAAGATCGACGCCGACTGGATCGAGCCGCTGGCCGGGCACTTGATCAAGAAAAACCACTTCGAACCCCATTGGGAGAAGAAGCGTGGACAGGTCGTGGCTTTCGAACAGATCACCCTGTTCGGGCTGATCGTGGTCGGACGCCGGCCGGTGCATTACGGGCCGGTCGACCCGGTGGTGTCCCGCGAGTTGTTTATCCGCGAAGCCTTGGTGCGTGGTGAGATTCAATCCAAAGCCAAGTGCCTGACGGCCAACAAGCAACTGCTGGAACAGCTCGACGAACTGGAAGCCAAGGCCCGTCGCCGGGACATTCTGGCCGACGAAGAAACCCTGTTCGCCTTCTACGATGCGCGCCTGCCGGCGGAGATCCACCAGACCGCGACCTTCGACAGTTGGTACCGGATCAACAGCCAGAAAGACCCGCAGCTGCTGATCATGCGCGAAGAAGACGTGCTGGCCCGCGAAGCCAGTGAAGTCACCGCCGCGCATTACCCGGACACCCTGCACATCGGCGACTTGGAACTGGCGCTGAGTTATCACTTCGAACCCAACCATCCGCGTGACGGCGTGACCTTGCGCGTGCCCGCACCGCTGTTGCCGATGCTGCCGCCGGAGCGCCTGGAATGGCTGGTGCCGGGCGTGATCGAGGCCAAGTGCATTGCGCTGGTGCGCAACCTGCCCAAGGCCCTGCGCAAGAATTTCGTGCCGGTGCCGGATTTCGTCAAAGCCGCGTTGCAGCGCATCACGTTTGCCGAGGGCTCATTGCCTCTGGCCCTGGGCCGTGAGTTGCTGCGCATGACCGGAGCACGGGTCAGCGACGAGGCGTGGGCCGAAGCGTCGCAGCAGGTCGAAAGCCATTTGCGGATGAACCTGGAAATCGTCGACGGCCAGGGCAAGTTCCTCGGCGAAGGGCGTGACCTGGCCGAGTTGACCGCACGCTTTGCCGAGGCCAGCCAGGCCGCCTTGGCCGTGCCGCAAACCGCGAAAAGCCAGCAGCCGGTGGAGGCGAAAGTCTTTGCCGCCGTCGCCGAGAAAACCCAACAGAAGATCGCCGGGCTGTCGATGACGGTGTATCCGGCGCTGGTGGAAGAGGCCGGTACGGTGAAGGAGGGGCGCTTCTCGACCCCGGCCGAAGCCGAGTTCCAGCATCGCCGGGCCTTGCAGCGCTTGCTGATGCAGCAATTGGCGGAACCGGCGAAGTTCCTGCGCGGCAAGTTGCCGGGGCTGACCGAGTTGGGCCTGATGTACCGCGAGCTGGGGCGCATCGACAGCCTGGTGGAAGACATCCTGCTGGCCAGTCTCGACAGCTGCATCCTCGATGGCGAAGACCCGCTGCCGCGCGATGGCGCCGCACTGGCGTCCCTGGCCGAGCGTAAGCGCGGCGCCTGGACCGAGCACGCCGAGCGTCTGGCCAGGTTGACCCTGGAGATTCTCAAGCATTGGCACGGCCTGCAAAAACGCTTCAAGGGCAAGATCGACCTGGCGCAAGCCGTGGCCTTGAACGACATCAAGCAGCAGCTCAGCCATCTGGTGTACCCGGGGTTCGTGCGGGAAACGCCGATGCCGTGGCTCAAGGAGCTGCCGCGTTACCTCAAGGCCGTCGAGCAGCGTTTCGAGAAAATCGGCGCTCAGGTGCAAAGGGACCGAGTCTGGAGCGGCGAATTGTCCGGGCTCTGGAGCCAATACCAGACCCGCGCCAACAAGCATGCCCAGGAAGGCAAGCGCGATCCGCAACTGGAGCTTTATCGCTGGTGGCTGGAGGAATACCGGGTTTCGCTGTTCGCGCAGCAATTGGGAACCAAGGTGCCGATCTCCGACAAGCGCTTGAACAAGCAATGGAGCCAGGTCGAACCTTAA
- a CDS encoding DMT family transporter: MFVLSKKSALAATSTCLFVLLWSSGAIFSKWGLAHASPFAFLLIRFAIALCGLVLLVPLLKLKLPKGGKPMLYAMATGVVLLGAYQIFYLLALDLKVTPGVMATIMGVQPILTVVIMERHRSISRMFGLALGLAGLIMVVYQGIGLAGMSMAGMLCGLLALASMTFGSIMQKRITDNPLGTLPVQYLAGLLLCGVFVPFQPFHVEYSTGFIVPVLWMGLVVSVLATLLLYRLIARGNLVNVTSLFYLVPAVTAVMDYLIFGNRLAALSLLGMALIIVGLVFVFRKTA; this comes from the coding sequence ATGTTTGTCCTTTCGAAAAAGTCCGCGCTTGCGGCGACGTCCACGTGCCTGTTCGTTCTGCTGTGGAGCAGCGGGGCGATTTTCTCCAAATGGGGGCTGGCCCACGCCTCGCCCTTTGCCTTTCTGCTGATTCGCTTCGCCATCGCTCTGTGCGGGTTGGTGCTGCTGGTGCCGCTGCTCAAGCTGAAACTGCCCAAGGGCGGCAAGCCGATGTTGTATGCGATGGCCACGGGCGTGGTGTTGCTGGGGGCTTATCAGATTTTCTATCTGCTGGCCCTCGACCTCAAAGTTACACCGGGCGTGATGGCAACCATCATGGGCGTTCAACCGATTCTCACCGTAGTGATCATGGAGCGGCACCGATCAATAAGCCGGATGTTCGGTCTGGCGTTGGGCTTGGCCGGATTGATCATGGTGGTTTATCAGGGCATTGGGCTGGCCGGGATGTCGATGGCCGGAATGCTCTGCGGTCTGTTGGCGCTGGCGAGCATGACGTTCGGTTCGATCATGCAGAAACGCATCACCGACAATCCCCTCGGCACACTGCCGGTGCAGTACCTGGCCGGGCTGTTGTTGTGCGGGGTGTTTGTGCCGTTCCAGCCGTTTCACGTCGAATACAGCACAGGCTTCATCGTACCGGTGTTATGGATGGGGTTGGTGGTATCGGTACTGGCAACGCTGTTGCTCTATCGGCTGATCGCCCGGGGCAATCTGGTGAATGTCACCAGTCTGTTTTACCTGGTGCCAGCGGTGACGGCGGTGATGGATTACCTGATTTTCGGTAACCGGCTGGCGGCGTTGAGCCTGTTGGGCATGGCGCTGATCATTGTCGGCCTGGTGTTTGTGTTCCGTAAGACTGCTTGA
- a CDS encoding putative porin, with amino-acid sequence MRLASTKTAAALCGGLLLAMSVPASAAVDAKLLDMLKANGSISQAQYVELQTELAKDQKAQQIAQQAQQETNEQIAVAAKKANELSAFDQKLAWAAKTQFKGDVRVRQETVKIDGEPNNGGRDKDRQRIRARLGAYSEINPQVDTGIRIATGGGDDARSTNQDMDNYFDKKQIWLDLGYIDYHPDAIKNLHVIGGKMLQPWVSMGDVIWDSDINPEGLAVTYKYPLGSSAELFGSLGNYNLKDNVDGEGVQFRHDLRLTAGQLGSRFAITDNLKLTVGGSVYAYQNDQDSRCTGTSTPCALAVNGNSANNEFRLYEGFSQIDIGGLPMPLSFYGQYVKNNDAVTDQDTAWLVGAKSKVFGLNLDYNYRDVQRNAVVGAFTDSDFANGTTGSRGHKFKVGYDIDKNFALGATYFLTKADFSSRTQRDANTNTLQLDAEAKF; translated from the coding sequence ATGCGTCTTGCTTCCACGAAAACTGCGGCGGCCTTGTGCGGTGGCCTGTTGCTGGCCATGAGTGTTCCGGCCAGTGCCGCAGTCGACGCCAAACTGCTCGATATGCTCAAGGCTAACGGTTCTATTTCCCAGGCGCAGTACGTTGAACTGCAAACAGAATTGGCCAAGGATCAGAAGGCTCAGCAAATCGCGCAGCAGGCGCAGCAAGAGACCAATGAACAAATAGCGGTCGCCGCGAAGAAAGCCAACGAGCTGAGCGCCTTCGACCAGAAACTGGCCTGGGCCGCCAAGACCCAGTTCAAGGGCGACGTTCGCGTGCGCCAGGAAACGGTCAAGATCGACGGCGAACCCAACAACGGTGGCCGCGACAAGGATCGTCAACGCATCCGCGCCCGCCTGGGTGCCTACAGCGAAATCAACCCGCAAGTGGACACCGGCATTCGCATTGCCACCGGCGGCGGTGACGATGCGCGCTCGACCAACCAGGACATGGACAACTACTTCGACAAGAAGCAGATCTGGCTGGATCTGGGCTACATCGACTACCACCCGGACGCCATCAAAAACCTGCATGTGATCGGCGGCAAGATGCTGCAGCCATGGGTCAGCATGGGTGATGTGATCTGGGACAGCGACATCAACCCGGAAGGTCTGGCCGTTACCTACAAATACCCGCTGGGCAGCAGCGCCGAGCTGTTCGGTAGCCTGGGCAACTACAACCTCAAGGACAACGTCGACGGCGAAGGCGTGCAATTTCGTCACGATCTGCGTCTGACCGCCGGCCAGTTGGGCAGCCGTTTCGCCATCACCGACAACCTGAAACTGACCGTCGGCGGCAGCGTCTATGCCTACCAGAACGACCAAGACAGCCGTTGCACCGGCACGTCCACACCGTGCGCCCTGGCCGTCAACGGCAATTCGGCCAACAACGAGTTCCGCCTGTACGAAGGTTTCAGCCAGATCGATATCGGCGGCCTGCCGATGCCACTGTCGTTCTACGGCCAATATGTGAAGAACAACGATGCCGTGACCGATCAGGACACTGCCTGGCTGGTGGGTGCCAAGTCGAAAGTCTTCGGCCTCAACCTCGACTACAACTACCGCGACGTGCAGCGTAACGCCGTGGTCGGCGCCTTCACCGACTCGGACTTCGCCAACGGCACCACCGGTTCTCGCGGCCACAAGTTCAAAGTCGGTTATGACATCGACAAGAACTTCGCCCTCGGCGCCACTTACTTCCTGACCAAAGCCGACTTCTCCAGCCGTACCCAGCGCGATGCCAACACCAACACGCTGCAACTGGACGCGGAAGCGAAGTTCTAA
- the aceK gene encoding bifunctional isocitrate dehydrogenase kinase/phosphatase: protein MPQQWPAADIARMILDGFDDYREHFRQITDGARARFEQAQWQATQVASAARINLYEEKVGETVARLHASFATDVLMDVSNWPLVKSAYISLIDLRFDDELSETWYNSIFCGLFSHDLISDGCMFIHTTRPSLRRARAAQTRTYKPHGQLSGMLASIFSDYRFSEDYADLSGDLRRLEAQLRENLPDWVCKDPELSVELFSSVLYRNKGAYLVGRIYTQDDQWPLVIPLLHREGRGIQIDALITDEAEVSIIFSFTRSYFMVDVPVPAEFIGFLKRILPGKHIAELYTSIGFYKHGKSEFYRALINHLANTDDQFIMAPGVRGMVMSVFTLPGFNTVFKIIKDRFSPSKNVDRATVIEKYRLVKSVDRVGRMADTQEFADFRFPLSKFEPACLEELLEVAPSTVSVEGDTVLIRHCWTERRMTPLNLYLEHANEAQVREALEDYGLAIKQLAAANIFPGDMLLKNFGVTRHGRVVFYDYDEICFLTEANFRHIPQPRTPEDEMASEPWYSIGPLDVFPEEFPPFLFADSGQRKLFDQLHGELYNADYWKGLQEAIRAGKVIDVFPYRRKGLDNE, encoded by the coding sequence ATGCCGCAGCAATGGCCAGCCGCCGACATCGCCCGAATGATCCTCGATGGCTTTGACGATTACCGCGAGCATTTCCGTCAGATCACCGACGGCGCTCGAGCGCGTTTCGAGCAGGCCCAGTGGCAGGCGACGCAAGTCGCGTCGGCGGCGCGGATCAATCTCTATGAAGAAAAGGTCGGCGAAACGGTAGCCCGCCTGCATGCGTCGTTCGCCACCGATGTGCTGATGGACGTCAGCAATTGGCCGCTGGTCAAAAGCGCCTACATCAGCCTGATCGACCTGCGCTTCGACGATGAGCTGTCCGAGACCTGGTACAACTCGATTTTCTGCGGGCTGTTCAGCCACGACCTGATCAGCGACGGCTGCATGTTCATCCACACCACGCGGCCAAGCCTGCGCCGCGCCCGGGCGGCGCAAACCCGCACCTACAAGCCCCATGGCCAGTTGTCCGGCATGCTCGCGAGCATTTTTTCCGACTATCGCTTCAGCGAGGATTACGCCGATTTGTCCGGCGACCTGCGGCGCCTCGAAGCGCAGTTGCGCGAGAACCTTCCGGACTGGGTCTGCAAGGACCCGGAACTGAGTGTCGAGCTGTTTTCCTCGGTGCTTTACCGCAACAAGGGCGCCTATCTGGTGGGGCGCATTTACACCCAGGACGATCAATGGCCACTGGTGATTCCGCTGCTGCACCGCGAAGGCCGGGGCATCCAGATCGATGCACTGATCACCGACGAGGCGGAGGTGTCGATCATCTTCTCCTTCACCCGTTCGTATTTCATGGTCGATGTGCCGGTACCGGCGGAGTTCATCGGCTTTCTCAAACGCATCCTGCCAGGCAAACACATCGCCGAGCTGTACACCTCGATCGGCTTCTACAAGCATGGCAAGTCCGAGTTCTACCGGGCGCTGATCAATCATCTGGCCAACACCGACGACCAGTTCATCATGGCACCCGGCGTGCGCGGGATGGTCATGAGCGTGTTTACGCTGCCGGGCTTCAATACCGTATTCAAAATCATCAAGGACCGCTTCTCGCCGTCGAAAAACGTCGATCGGGCCACGGTGATTGAAAAGTATCGCCTGGTGAAAAGCGTCGACCGGGTCGGGCGCATGGCCGACACCCAGGAGTTCGCCGACTTCCGTTTCCCGTTGAGCAAGTTCGAGCCGGCATGCCTGGAAGAACTGCTTGAAGTGGCGCCGTCCACGGTGTCGGTGGAAGGCGATACGGTGCTGATTCGTCACTGCTGGACCGAACGCCGGATGACGCCGTTGAACCTTTATCTGGAACACGCCAACGAAGCGCAGGTGCGCGAGGCGCTGGAAGATTATGGCCTGGCGATCAAGCAACTGGCGGCGGCGAACATTTTCCCCGGCGACATGCTGCTGAAAAACTTTGGCGTCACCCGTCACGGTCGCGTGGTGTTTTATGACTACGACGAGATTTGTTTCCTGACCGAAGCCAACTTCCGCCACATCCCGCAACCGCGCACGCCGGAAGACGAAATGGCCTCCGAGCCGTGGTACTCGATCGGGCCACTGGACGTGTTCCCCGAGGAGTTTCCACCGTTCCTGTTTGCCGATTCCGGGCAGCGAAAACTGTTCGATCAGTTGCACGGCGAGCTGTACAACGCCGATTACTGGAAGGGGCTGCAGGAAGCGATTCGGGCGGGGAAGGTGATTGATGTGTTTCCGTATCGGCGTAAGGGCCTGGATAACGAGTAG
- a CDS encoding anti-sigma factor, translating to MLTCKEQVARSSDYLDGQLSFRERLMMRHHLMFCPNCRRFIRQMRLMQATLRVMPQKPVEDVEALAERLAAQRRKDRS from the coding sequence ATGTTGACCTGTAAGGAACAAGTGGCGCGCTCCAGTGATTATCTCGATGGCCAGTTGAGTTTTCGCGAGCGTCTGATGATGCGGCATCACTTGATGTTTTGCCCCAATTGTCGGCGATTCATTCGGCAGATGCGGTTGATGCAGGCGACCTTGCGGGTGATGCCGCAGAAGCCGGTCGAGGATGTGGAGGCGCTGGCCGAGCGGCTGGCGGCGCAGCGGCGTAAAGATCGTTCCTGA